A single region of the Anoplolepis gracilipes chromosome 1, ASM4749672v1, whole genome shotgun sequence genome encodes:
- the LOC140666250 gene encoding hatching enzyme 1.2 isoform X2: MSNRSSATATFAWTLVFLTISLIDAWPTFRRRDVFDNVVDGPDGLIAHLRHFGRSLYGFPDNKTGLRVAQWHPDMDVNPEELGEYAEGDILFPPITGRSGLAAVSARWPNGIIPFVISPYFNAQQQKVIYDAMDDYHRYTCIRFKPYTGVENDYIRITAGNSGCWSSVGRIGGRQDVNLQVPGCLTQKGTVIHELMHAVGFLHEHSRYERDDYVNILWQNISPGHTHNFNKAPAEVTDAFGVGYDYSSVMHYSSTAFSKNNQLKTIVPKGNTREKLGQREGFSKKDILKIRRMYKCGKRSFYNTFVDDYY, translated from the exons ATGTCAAATCGATCATCAGCCACAGCCACCTTTGCGTGGACGCTCGTGTTTCTGACGATATCACTGATCGACGCGTGGCCAACATTTCGTCGCCGGGATGTCTTCGACAATGTCGTGGACGGTCCTGACGGATTGATCGCTCATCTGCGACATTTTGGCAGATCTCTTTATGGGTTTCCTGATAACAAGACTGGACTGAGGGTGGCGCAGTGGCATCCAGATATGGATGTGAATCCCGAGGAATTGGGCGAGTATGCGGAAGGAGACATCCTATTTCCGCCGATCACCGGAAGAAGTGGCCTCGCTGCGGTTTCCGCCCGATGGCCCAATGGCATCATTCCCTTCGTCATTAGTCCTTATTTCA ATGCACAACAGCAAAAAGTCATATACGACGCGATGGACGATTATCACAGGTACACGTGTATCAGGTTCAAGCCGTATACGGGCGTGGAGAACGATTATATCAGAATTACGGCCGGCAACAGCGGATGCTGGAGTAGCGTGGGCAGGATCGGTGGTCGTCAGGATGTGAATCTCCAAGTTCCCGGTTGCCTGACGCAAAAGGGCACCGTGATACACGAGCTAATGCACGCTGTCGGCTTCTTGCACGAACACAGCAGATATGAGCGAGACGACTACGTGAACATTTTGTGGCAGAATATTTCACCgg GTCATACgcataatttcaataaagcCCCGGCGGAGGTTACTGATGCTTTCGGTGTCGGTTATGATTATAGCAGTGTGATGCACTACTCGTCGACAGCCTTCTCCaagaataatcaattaaaaaccATCGTGCCCAAA GGTAACACGAGAGAGAAACTCGGTCAGAGAGAAGGTTTCAGTAAGAAGGACATTCTGAAGATCCGGAGGATGTATAAATGCGGCAAACGTAGCTTCTATAATACCTTTGTCgatgattattattag
- the LOC140666247 gene encoding glucose dehydrogenase [FAD, quinone] yields MSCNCPLTPSVGPTLASTCGGPSFMLFMGLLEVFLRSQCDLEDPCNRPTTRNNANTRYDFVVIGGGSAGATVAARLSEEPRFSVLLLEAGLDEPTGTQIPSFFFNFIGSDIDWQYSTESEDGACLNKDNRKCYWPRGKVLGGTSVMNGMTYMRGSRKDYDDWARLGNVGWSYRDVLPYFIRSEDNQQVNSMDYGYHGVGGPLTVMQFPYHPPLSYALLEAGKELGYDTVDLNGRTHTGFAIAQTTSRNGSRLSTARAFLRPARNRPNLHIMLNSTVTRILFDENNRAVGVEFVHEGKMQRVSVAKEVVVSGGAVNSPQILLNSGIGPREELNAVGIPVIRDLAGVGKNLHNHVAYTLTFTINDTDTTPLNWATAMEYLLFRDGLMSGTGISEVTAMVNTKYADPRDDHPDVQLIFGGYLADCAETGMVGEKKGSNRSIYIIPTILHPKSRGYLRLRNNDPLSKPLIYPKYLTHADDAAALVEAIKFSIRLSEAQALKRYGFELDRTPVKNCEHLKFGCDAYWECAIRHDTAPENHQAGSCKMGPPDDPLAVVDNQLRVRGVRGVRVADTSIMPKVTSGNTNAPAIMIGERAADFIKKTWID; encoded by the exons ATGAGTTGCAACTGTCCATTGACTCCGTCCGTAGGACCCACATTGGCCTCAACATGCGGCGGACCATCCTTTATGTTGTTTATGGGATTGCTCGAGGTCTTTTTACGAAGCCAGTGCGATCTGGAGGACCCGTGCAACAGACCTACAACGCGAAACAATGCCAATACGAG ATACGACTTTGTAGTGATCGGTGGCGGTAGCGCGGGGGCAACTGTTGCTGCGAGATTATCGGAGGAACCGAGATTTTCGGTGTTGCTGCTAGAAGCTGGATTGGACGAGCCGACGGGCACCCAGATACCctcatttttcttcaatttcatCGGCAGCGATATTGATTGGCAATACTCTACCGAGAGCGAGGACGGAGCGTGCTTAAACAAGGATAACAGAAAATGTTATTGGCCGAGAGGAAAA GTTCTCGGTGGAACCAGCGTTATGAACGGGATGACGTATATGAGAGGATCACGCAAGGATTACGATGATTGGGCCAGGCTCGGTAATGTCGGATGGTCTTATCGCGATGTCCTTCCGTATTTTATAAGAAGCGAAGATAATCAGCAAGTGAACAGCATGGATTATGGTTATCACGGCGTTGGCGGACCGCTCACGGTCATGCAATTCCCCTATCATCCGCCATTAAGTTACGCTCTTCTGGAGGCCGGAAAAGAATTAG GATACGACACGGTTGATCTGAACGGACGGACGCACACAGGATTCGCTATCGCGCAAACCACGTCGAGAAATGGCTCACGGCTTTCCACAGCGCGGGCTTTCCTGCGTCCTGCCCGGAATCGTCCGAATCTTCACATAATGCTCAACTCGACGGTAACGAGGATCCTCTTCGACGAGAACAACAGAGCGGTTGGGGTCGAATTCGTCCACGAAGGGAAGATGCAACGCGTCTCGGTGGCAAAGGAAGTGGTCGTGAGCGGAG GTGCCGTTAATTCGCCGCAAATCCTTTTAAACAGTGGCATAGGACCACGAGAGGAACTGAACGCGGTGGGTATACCGGTTATTCGCGATCTTGCGGGCGTTGGGAAGAATCTTCACAATCACGTCGCCTACACGTTGACCTTCACCATCAACGATACCGACACCACTCCTCTCAATTGGGCGACCGCCATGGAATATCTACTCTTCAGAGACGGTCTGATGTCCGGTACAG GCATATCGGAAGTGACAGCAATGGTAAACACCAAGTATGCAGATCCGAGGGATGATCATCCCGACGTTCAGCTAATCTTCGGCGGTTACTTAGCCGATTGCGCAGAGACTGGTATGGTGGGTGAGAAGAAGGGGTCGAACCGCAGCATCTACATCATCCCGACGATTCTGCATCCGAAGAGTCGCGGTTATCTGCGCTTGCGAAACAACGATCCTCTCTCGAAGCCGCTGATCTACCCCAAATATCTGACTCACGCCGATGACGCGGCTGCTCTTGTAGAAGCTATCAAGTTTAGCATCAGATTATCGGAGGCTCAAGCACTCAAGAG ATACGGTTTCGAACTGGATCGAACTCCCGTGAAAAATTGTGAGCATCTTAAGTTTGGCTGCGACGCTTACTGGGAATGTGCGATTCGACATGACACTGCGCCTGAAAATCATCAAGCGGGATCCTGCAAGATGGGACCGCCGGACGATCCTCTCGCCGTGGTCGATAATCAATTGCGTGTCAGAGGAGTACGAGGGGTGAGGGTGGCTGATACGAGTATTATGCCGAAGGTGACGTCCGGCAACACAAACGCGCCGGCGATTATGATCG GTGAAAGAGCGGCAGACTTTATCAAGAAAACGTGGAtcgattga
- the LOC140666250 gene encoding hatching enzyme 1.2 isoform X1, translating to MSNRSSATATFAWTLVFLTISLIDAWPTFRRRDVFDNVVDGPDGLIAHLRHFGRSLYGFPDNKTGLRVAQWHPDMDVNPEELGEYAEGDILFPPITGRSGLAAVSARWPNGIIPFVISPYFNAQQQKVIYDAMDDYHRYTCIRFKPYTGVENDYIRITAGNSGCWSSVGRIGGRQDVNLQVPGCLTQKGTVIHELMHAVGFLHEHSRYERDDYVNILWQNISPGHTHNFNKAPAEVTDAFGVGYDYSSVMHYSSTAFSKNNQLKTIVPKNPPDSGLLDLIGGIFQGNTREKLGQREGFSKKDILKIRRMYKCGKRSFYNTFVDDYY from the exons ATGTCAAATCGATCATCAGCCACAGCCACCTTTGCGTGGACGCTCGTGTTTCTGACGATATCACTGATCGACGCGTGGCCAACATTTCGTCGCCGGGATGTCTTCGACAATGTCGTGGACGGTCCTGACGGATTGATCGCTCATCTGCGACATTTTGGCAGATCTCTTTATGGGTTTCCTGATAACAAGACTGGACTGAGGGTGGCGCAGTGGCATCCAGATATGGATGTGAATCCCGAGGAATTGGGCGAGTATGCGGAAGGAGACATCCTATTTCCGCCGATCACCGGAAGAAGTGGCCTCGCTGCGGTTTCCGCCCGATGGCCCAATGGCATCATTCCCTTCGTCATTAGTCCTTATTTCA ATGCACAACAGCAAAAAGTCATATACGACGCGATGGACGATTATCACAGGTACACGTGTATCAGGTTCAAGCCGTATACGGGCGTGGAGAACGATTATATCAGAATTACGGCCGGCAACAGCGGATGCTGGAGTAGCGTGGGCAGGATCGGTGGTCGTCAGGATGTGAATCTCCAAGTTCCCGGTTGCCTGACGCAAAAGGGCACCGTGATACACGAGCTAATGCACGCTGTCGGCTTCTTGCACGAACACAGCAGATATGAGCGAGACGACTACGTGAACATTTTGTGGCAGAATATTTCACCgg GTCATACgcataatttcaataaagcCCCGGCGGAGGTTACTGATGCTTTCGGTGTCGGTTATGATTATAGCAGTGTGATGCACTACTCGTCGACAGCCTTCTCCaagaataatcaattaaaaaccATCGTGCCCAAA AATCCACCAGACAGTGGTCTTTTGGATCTTATTGGCGGAATCTTCCAGGGTAACACGAGAGAGAAACTCGGTCAGAGAGAAGGTTTCAGTAAGAAGGACATTCTGAAGATCCGGAGGATGTATAAATGCGGCAAACGTAGCTTCTATAATACCTTTGTCgatgattattattag
- the LOC140668709 gene encoding LOW QUALITY PROTEIN: endoglucanase A (The sequence of the model RefSeq protein was modified relative to this genomic sequence to represent the inferred CDS: inserted 1 base in 1 codon; deleted 3 bases in 2 codons; substituted 5 bases at 5 genomic stop codons), producing the protein MQGIENLREVQKKGNEEEKEEKTKTKKIIYKKYRKGKIKLDIFLTYVAILLVILITSPTCRINASMEEDNDTKIIHYWENYXLALELSLLFYEAQRSGKLPIDNRISWRGDFTLNDRGLNGEDLTGGYYTGGDFVKSGFIMAFTTTLLAWSAISWPQAYKTANXLDEIRKTVKXTINYFIKHHVSKNELYEQVGEFYLDQFXERPEELSDEVRPAFKIDPKYPGSDLAGETAAALPASNIVFKKIAPDYSAECLKHAKEFYTFSTTSHGLYHKAIINAKLFEKSTGYGDELPWAAXWLYKATKGFKYLDNVINYYENFQLNEESNKFFYNNKIAGIQVKXLCCLLAQLTNELKYQQATRAFCKSSILRLHTQESWIYQLVGYFYNHTANMAFICLQATDYNILDDSKKYCLFAKEQINYMLDKTGKSYVVKYGDSLKQLGHAADVCANKPAPCGWEDLFRNSPKPQTLLGALVCGSNIKDEFINYRLLNDTAIRLNYNAGFTGVLIGLLQLTGLFYH; encoded by the exons ATTCTGTTGGTAATATTGATTACCTCACCAACATGTAGGATAAACGCCTCTATGGAAGAAGACAacgatacaaaaataatccaCTATtgggaaaattattaattagcccTGGAGCTTTCGTTATTGTTTTACGAAGCGCAGCGTTCTGGGAAGTTGCCAATAGACAATAGAATTTCATGGCGGGGCGATTTCACATTAAATGATCGTGGTTTGAAC GGCGAGGACTTAACCGGAGGATATTACACTG GTGGTGACTTTGTAAAGTCCGGCTTCATAATGGCTTTCACGACGACACTTTTGGCTTGGAGTGCAATCAGTTGGCCACAGGCTTATAAAACCGCCAATTAATTGGACGAAATTCGTAAAACTGTCAAATGAACTATCAATTACTTTATCAAACATCACGTAAGCAAGAACGAACTGTATGAACAAGTGGGCGAGTTTTATCTCGATCAGTTTTGAGAGAGACCAGAAGAGCTGTCGGATGAAGTCAGACCAGCCTTCAAAATCGATCCGAAATATCCTG GTTCTGATCTCGCTGGCGAAACGGCGGCTGCTCTCCCAGCTTCGAACATCGTCTTCAAGAAGATCGCTCCCGATTACAGCGCCGAATGTCTTAAGCATGCAAAAGAGTTTTACACTTTCTCCACTACTTCTCACGGTCTTTATCACAAAGCAATAATAAACGCAAAACTATTTGAGAAGAGCACAGGTTACGGCGACGAGCTGCCATGGGCCG GTTGGCTCTACAAGGCGACTAAAGGCTTTAAGTATCTCGACAATGTCATCAATTACTATGAGAATTTCCAGCTCAACGAAGAgtcgaataaattcttttacaacAACAAGATCGCCGGAATTCAGGTAAAATGATT gTGTTGCTTACTGGCTCAATTAACAAATGAATTAAAGTACCAACAAGCCACTAGGGCCTTTTGCAAATCCTCAATACTACGATTACACACCCAAGAGTCTTGGATATATCAGTTAGTTGGGTACTTTTACAATCACACCGCTAATATGGCTTTCATCTGCTTGCAAGCGAcggattataatatattagacgaCTCAAAGAAATATTGCCTATTTGCGAAAGAACAGATTAATTATATGCTAGATAAAACAG GAAAAAGTTATGTGGTTAAATACGGTGATTCACTGAAACAGCTGGGTCACGCTGCGGATGTTTGTGCTAATAAACCAGCACCATGCGGATGGGAAGACCTCTTTAGAAACAGTCCG AAACCGCAGACTCTGCTTGGTGCTCTAGTTTGTGGATCTAATATAAAAGACGAGTTCATAAATTATCGATTGCTGAATGACACGGCTATCAGGCTAAATTATAACGCTGGTTTTACTGGCGTACTCATCGGACTGTTGCAATTGACGGGCCTATTTTATCATtga
- the LOC140668732 gene encoding uncharacterized protein, producing MRREYIFIRLTLTWFFLFLCFKSLHGEFKESENEYSKGCAHIRCERGSQCIKRRFWCSDPPCPGMLYCTRSRKESLKGPPTCDTVRCNRRHICIVKVRDCYWDKGCKQQGARCVSEKEYYEGGASCAGFKCPFGKRCILRETYCINPPCKLIRSCAKAADVQTWFDECRSLKCISEYECFLRRLENNCFGRECLHTPDCTLTVEDELISKYCYGWICPRSQKCIIRIIGPCKGYNCTIRRLCRTAFITSQTLTTPTVQHITTNHEITSKLLPDNTTFSTSLSTALPDNTTFSTSLSTALPDNTTFSTSLSTALPDNTTFSTSLSTALPDNTTFSTSLSTALPDNTTFSTSLSTALPDNTTFSTSLSTALPNNTTYLTSLSTALPDNTTFSTSLSTALPNNTTYLTSLSTASPNNTTFSTSLSTALPNNTTYLTSLSTASPNNTTFSTSLSTALPNNTTYLTSLSTASPNNTTFSTSLSTALPNNTTYLTSLSTALPDNTTFSTSLSTALPDNTTFSTSLSTALPDNTTFSTSLSTALPDNTTFSTSLSTALPDNTTFSTSLSTALPDNTTFSTSLSTALPDNTTFSTSLSTALPNNTTYLTSLSTALPDNTTFSTSLSTALPDNTTFSTSLSTALPDNTTFSTSLSTALPDNTTFSTSLSTALPDNTTFSTSLSTALPDNTTFSTSLSTALPDNTTFSTSLSTALPNNTTYLTSLSTASPNNTTFSTTNLPVKEKNESTTPCNGKKLEMPKIFIAGNYTIPLLMMLKGINLIGQNNYPIWINKDRTTSLEIKDENVDAWGYLPPQEPHRILLPPYEPVILVENMKEREQFFPFFTYAFDRPFNEAADLRFLPETSPIDRTVASKDISTIVDKVGNYIKDSAIVEVENFKTNYFDDSSDYYMTFSAMEKTNTISSNIHKESNNYYDDYEWRPWFMIHDYLERNKPQSVRKRELKSSVVESATDNSYQNYTAAGRETFVKNQIGDEEEGRISVTRFMDNNFVTVNPSITTGQSDYSSRDKKLYGLANYLYDTISVDDIDKSEREYEGSPRNKILNISNEEGN from the exons ATGAGACGCGAGTACATTTTTATCCGACTAACTTTAACTTGGTTCTTTTTATTCCTATGTTTCAAAAGTCTTCACGGTGAGTTTA AAGAATCGGAAAACGAGTATTCGAAAGGATGCGCTCATATTCGTTGCGAGAGGGGCAGCCAATGCATTAAACGGAGGTTTTGGTGCAGCGATCCACCTTGTCCCGGAATGTTGTACTGTACCAGGTCCAGAAAAG aatcattGAAAGGACCTCCAACGTGTGACACTGTTCGCTGCAATAGAAGACACATATGCATTGTTAAAGTTCGAGACTGCTACTGGGATAAAG GATGCAAGCAACAAGGTGCGCGTTGTGTGTCGGAGAAGGAATATTACGAGGGTGGAGCTTCCTGTGCCGGTTTCAAATGCCCTTTCGGAAAACGTTGCATTTTGCGGGAAACCTATTGTATCAATCCACCTTGCAAGCTTATCAGAAGCTGCGCGAAGGCAGCAG ACGTGCAGACGTGGTTCGACGAATGTAGAAGTTTGAAGTGCATCTCGGAATACGAGTGTTTCTTACGGCGActggaaaataattgtttcgGTCGAGAGTGTTTGCATACACCTGATTGCACGCTAACCGTCG AAGACGAGCTAATCAGTAAGTACTGTTACGGCTGGATCTGTCCGCGATCGCAAAAATGCATAATACGAATTATAGGTCCATGCAAAGGTTATAATTGTACCATCAGGAGATTATGTCGTACAGCCTTTATCACCTCGCAAACATTAACTACCCCGACTGTCCAACATATAACTACAAATCACGag ATTACTTCTAAGCTCTTGCCAGACAATACAACTTTTTCGACAAGTTTGTCTACTGCCTTGCCAGACAATACAACTTTTTCGACAAGTTTGTCTACTGCCTTGCCAGACAATACAACTTTTTCGACAAGTTTGTCTACTGCCTTGCCAGACAATACAACTTTTTCGACAAGTTTGTCTACTGCCTTGCCAGACAATACAACTTTTTCGACAAGTTTGTCTACTGCCTTGCCAGACAATACAACTTTCTCGACAAGTTTGTCTACTGCCTTGCCAGACAATACAACTTTTTCGACAAGTTTGTCTACTGCCTTGCCGAACAATACAACTTATCTGACAAGTTTGTCTACTGCCTTGCCAGACAATACAACTTTTTCGACAAGTTTGTCTACTGCCTTGCCGAACAATACAACTTATCTGACAAGTTTGTCTACTGCCTCGCCGAATAATACAACTTTTTCGACAAGTTTGTCTACTGCCTTGCCGAACAATACAACTTATCTGACAAGTTTGTCTACTGCCTCGCCGAATAATACAACTTTTTCGACAAGTTTGTCTACTGCCTTGCCGAACAATACAACTTATCTGACAAGTTTGTCTACTGCCTCGCCGAATAATACAACTTTTTCGACAAGTTTGTCTACTGCCTTGCCGAACAATACAACTTATCTGACAAGTTTGTCTACTGCCTTGCCGGACAATACAACTTTTTCGACAAGTTTGTCTACTGCCTTGCCGGACAATACAACTTTTTCGACAAGTTTGTCTACTGCCTTGCCAGACAATACAACTTTCTCGACAAGTTTGTCTACTGCCTTGCCAGACAATACAACTTTTTCGACAAGTTTGTCTACTGCCTTGCCAGACAATACAACTTTTTCGACAAGTTTGTCTACTGCCTTGCCAGACAATACAACTTTTTCGACAAGTTTGTCTACTGCCTTGCCAGACAATACAACTTTTTCGACAAGTTTGTCTACTGCCTTGCCGAACAATACAACTTATCTGACAAGTTTGTCTACTGCCTTGCCGGACAATACAACTTTTTCGACAAGTTTGTCTACTGCCTTGCCGGACAATACAACTTTTTCGACAAGTTTGTCTACTGCCTTGCCAGACAATACAACTTTCTCGACAAGTTTGTCTACTGCCTTGCCAGACAATACAACTTTTTCGACAAGTTTGTCTACTGCCTTGCCAGACAATACAACTTTTTCGACAAGTTTGTCTACTGCCTTGCCAGACAATACAACTTTTTCGACAAGTTTGTCTACTGCCTTGCCAGACAATACAACTTTTTCGACAAGTTTGTCTACTGCCTTGCCGAACAATACAACTTATCTGACAAGTTTGTCTACTGCCTCGCCGAATAATACAACTTTTTCGACAACAAATTTACCTGTCAAAGAAAAGAATGAATCAACTACGCCGTGTAATGGGAAGAAATTAGAGATGCCGAAGATTTTTATAGCGGGCAACTACACGATACCTCTTCTTATGATGTTGAAAGGTATTAATTTGATCGGACAAAATAATTATCCGATCTGGATAAACAAAGATCGCACAACATCCTTGGAGATAAAGGACGAGAATGTCGACGCATGGGGATACCTTCCGCCACAGGAACCTCACAGGATTTTGCTGCCACCGTATGAGCCGGTGATTCTCGTCGAGAATATGAAAGAACGAGAAcaattctttccatttttcACTTACGCATTTGATCGTCCTTTTAACGAGGCGGCAGATTTAAGATTTTTGCCAGAAACATCACCTATAG ATAGAACGGTAGCTTCAAAGGATATCTCGACAATTGTGGACAAGGTTGGTAATTATATCAAAGATTCCGCAATTGTCGAAGTAGAAAACTTCAAGACGAATTATTTCGATGATTCGTCTGACTATTATATGACTTTTTCCGCGATGGAGAAGACAAACACTATTTCGTCAAATATTCACAAAGAATCAAACAATTACTATGAC GACTACGAGTGGCGACCATGGTTTATGATTCACGATTATCTGGAACGAAATAAACCGCAATCAGTGCGCAAACGAGAATTGAAATCAAGTGTAGTTGAGTCTGCAACAGATAATTCgt atCAAAATTATACGGCGGCCGGCAGAGAAACCTTTGTAAAAAACCAAATTGGCGACGAAGAGGAGGGTCGAATTTCTGTAACACGATTCATGGACAATAATTTTGTGACGGTCAATCCATCTATTACAACGGGACAAAGCGATTACAGCTCTCGAGACAAGAAACTTTATGGCCTTGCAAACTATCTTTACGACACAATATCCGTTGACGACATCGACAAATCAGAACGCGAATATGAAGGATCTCCTCGAAATAAGATTTTGAACATTTCGAACGAGGAGGGAAATTAG
- the LOC140669574 gene encoding uncharacterized protein, with amino-acid sequence MTLVAIEKVIEEKRHHLVLHGSAVSETFKRSGVDKDLFNLCHLSYLSITRTCLQSVPEEIGELTNLTTLLLNSNEISVLPSSIGKLINLKVFDCSKNKLTSCPKELGNLSQLKMLNLSSNLLEDIPSQYANVALRVLNLGNNKLKTFADVCSLRFLFLSELYLNNNEIREIPTTISKLPSLKVLNLDFNLLIDLPKELANCDKLENLNLQRNQMYCPTLRDLCASVNKREKIFNHLTTHHPLPLNVIDKFKVRTKNYNMLSSKDSNYIIRDLISKNLVKIEGVTHDSVIKVTKYVDHVRPFIAACVVRNIKFTDKSFKKFTKLHIRLNNEVCDNKATATIMTHDMQFIVPGYLTYTAKPPMELLIEPFPRDIMCTGKFLFKELQAEVENVCKITKQNECPKRYKYLNSLEGKSLFPCLLDHKRCVISFPPIVNSNSTKVSQSTQTILVEVTSATSDSICRNILHQFLTEFLISNFTNPILTKNQCPIVINQVRVEDTDGNQKLIYPLIENFN; translated from the exons ATGACATTAGTGGCCATTGAAAAGGTAATCGAGGAAAAAAGGCATCACTTGGTGTTGCATGGCTCGGCGGTGTCTGAAACGTTCAAAAGATCAGGCGTGGACAAGGATCTGTTTAACCTCTGTCATTTGAGTTACCTGAGCATAACGCGAACATGCCTGCAGAGTGTGCCAGAAGAAATCGGAGAGTTGACAAATCTTACGACCTTACTGTTAAATTCGAACGAGATTAGCGTGTTACCGAGTTCGATtggcaaattaattaatctgaaGGTTTTTGATTGCTCGAAAAACAAATTGACCTCTTGCCCAAAGGAATTAGGCAACTTGTCTCAGTTGAAGATGCTGAATCTTTCTTCAAACCTTTTGGAAGATATACCATCGCAGTATGCAAACGTTGCATTGAGGGTGTTGAATCTGGGAAACAATAAGCTTAAAACCTTTGCTGACGTCTGCAGCTTAAGATTCTTATTTCTATCAGAACTTTATCTCAATAACAATGAGATACGTGAAATTCCAACTACTATAAGTAAACTTCCATCATTGAAGGTTTTAAATCTTGACTTTAACTTACTTAtag ATTTACCAAAAGAATTGGCAAATTGTGATAAATTAGAGAATCTGAATTTACAACGAAATCAAATGTATTGTCCCACTCTACGGGACTTATGTGCCTCtgttaataaaagagagaaaatattcaatcatCTGACAACGCACCATCCATTACCGTTAAATGTGATTGATAAGTTTAAAGTCAGAACAAAGAACTATAATATGTTATCTTCTAAagattcaaattatattataagagatttaatttctaaaaatctgGTAAAAATTGAGGGAGTAACACATGATTCAGtgataaaagttacaaaatatgtaGATCATGTCAGACCTTTCATAGCTGCATGTgttgtaagaaatataaaattcacagataaaagtttcaaaaagTTTACTAAACTgcatataagattaaataatgaagTATGCGATAACAAAGCTACAGCTACAATAATGACTCATGATATGCAATTCATAGTGCCTg ggTATCTAACATATACAGCAAAGCCACCTAtggaattattaattgaaccTTTTCCACGCGACATAATGTGTACaggaaaatttctatttaaagaaTTGCAAGCAGAAGTTGAAAATGTATGcaaaataacaaaacaaaatgaaTGTCccaaaagatataaatatttaaattcgcTAGAAGGCAAATCTTTATTTCCATGTTTGTTGGACCATAAGCGATGTGTTATATCATTTCCACCTATCGTTAATAGTAATTCAACTAAAGTGTCTCAATCCACTCAAACAATCCTTGTGGAGGTAACGAGTGCTACATCAGACTCAATCTGCAG GAATATATTGCATCAATTTTTGACAGAATTCTTAATCTCAAATTTCACCAATCCAATATTGACTAAGAATCAGTGTCCTATAGTTATTAATCAAGTCAGAGTAGAAGATACTGATGGAAATCAAAAACTAATATAtcctttaatagaaaattttaattaa
- the Pis gene encoding CDP-diacylglycerol--inositol 3-phosphatidyltransferase codes for MTESENIFLFVPNIIGFGRVILALISFYFMPTNYVVATWCYVVSALLDAIDGHAARYYNQSTKFGAILDQLTDRVGTMCLMVTLCLFYPTYTFWFQLSMCIDIACHWIYLHTTLLQGKTSHKFIDMSGNPIMRLYYTNRMVLFFMCAGNEAFYAGLYLLHFTEGPILAGIGLYRLIVYLSAPIALVKAAISVLHGYVSCINLSIIDVKERQERLKVN; via the exons ATGACGGAGTCggagaatattttcttgttcGTGCCCAATATCATCG GTTTTGGCAGAGTAATTTTGGCATTAATTTCCTTTTACTTTATGCCTACCAATTATGTTGTTGCAACATGGTGTTATGTGGTTAGCGCATTACTAGATGCGATAGATGGCCATGCGGCAAGGTATTATAACCAAAGTACAAAGTTTGGAGCAATCTTGGATCAGCTGACGGATAGAGTTGGCACCATGTGTCTTATGGTTACATTATGCTTGTTCTATCCTACCTATACCTTTTGGTTTCAACTAAGCATGTGTATCGATATAGCCTGTCACTGGATATATTTGCACAC GACTCTTTTACAAGGAAAGACAAGTCACAAATTTATCGATATGTCTGGAAATCCAATCATGAGATTGTATTATACAAATCGCATGGTACTATTCTTCATGTGCGCTGGTAATGAAGCATTTTATGCTGGTTTATATCTCTTACACTTTACCGAAGGACCCATCT tggCTGGTATTGGTCTGTACAGATTAATTGTGTACCTGAGTGCTCCAATAGCATTAGTTAAAGCTGCTATTTCTGTACTACATGGATATGTTTCATGTATCAATCTTAGCATCATTGATGTAAAAGAACGTCAGGAGCGACTTAAAGTGAATTAA